The Halosimplex litoreum genome has a window encoding:
- a CDS encoding ABC transporter ATP-binding protein: MSVDLDEEEVFEDVRDRVDYPMRRLFVKYGRENAFQFVVGFVSSVAARILDLLPPLLLAVAIDSIFGEQRYSLWLVPQSMLPESQIGQIWLTVGIIAAAFLIGSAFHWTRNWGWNSFAQNIQHDVRTDTYDKMQRLNMDFFADKQTGELMSILSNDVNRLERFLNDGMNSFFRLSIMVLGISVILFSMNWQLALIALVPVPVIAFFTKKFIDVIQPKYADVRSSVGQLNSRLENNLGGIQVIKTANTETFESDRVDDVSEDYFDANWDAIGTRIKFFPGLRLISGLGFVLTFVVGAFWVIGEPLGPLSGELSSGAFVAFILYTQRFIWPMAQFGQIINMYQRAHASSERIFGLMDTPSRIVEDPDAEPLAVEDGRVAFEDVSFGYGDDADAETIVEDISFDVEGGETVALVGPTGAGKSTVMKLLLRMYDVDEGAITIDGSDLREVTIPSLRRALGYVSQETFLFYGTVEENIEYGTFDADRADIVEAAEMAEAHQFIQNLPEGYDTKVGERGVKLSGGQRQRIALARAILKDPDILVLDEATSDVDTETEMLIQRSLDKLTADRTTFAIAHRLSTIKDADKIVVLEDGAIVERGSHEELLAEDGLYAKLWAVQAGEIDELPEEFVERAARRRSQVDADAEVEASDDD, from the coding sequence ATGAGTGTAGACCTCGACGAGGAGGAGGTCTTCGAGGACGTGCGCGATCGGGTCGACTACCCGATGCGACGGCTGTTCGTCAAGTACGGACGGGAGAACGCCTTCCAGTTCGTAGTTGGATTCGTCAGCAGCGTCGCGGCGCGTATCCTGGATCTCCTCCCGCCACTGTTGTTGGCGGTCGCTATCGACTCTATCTTCGGCGAGCAACGGTACAGCCTCTGGTTGGTCCCGCAGTCGATGCTTCCCGAGTCGCAGATCGGGCAGATCTGGCTGACCGTCGGCATCATCGCGGCCGCGTTCCTTATCGGGTCGGCCTTCCACTGGACGCGCAACTGGGGCTGGAACTCCTTCGCCCAGAACATCCAGCACGACGTGCGCACGGACACCTACGACAAGATGCAGCGGTTGAACATGGATTTCTTCGCCGACAAGCAGACTGGCGAGCTGATGTCTATCCTCTCGAACGACGTCAACCGCCTGGAGCGCTTTCTCAACGACGGGATGAACTCCTTCTTCCGGCTGTCGATCATGGTGCTCGGGATCTCGGTCATCCTGTTCTCGATGAACTGGCAGCTGGCGCTGATCGCGCTCGTGCCGGTGCCGGTGATCGCCTTCTTCACGAAGAAGTTCATCGACGTTATCCAGCCGAAATACGCCGACGTACGGTCGTCGGTCGGCCAGCTCAACTCCCGGCTGGAGAACAACCTCGGCGGCATCCAGGTCATCAAGACGGCCAACACCGAGACCTTCGAGTCAGACCGCGTCGACGACGTCTCCGAGGACTACTTCGACGCCAACTGGGACGCCATCGGCACGCGGATAAAGTTCTTCCCGGGGCTGCGGCTCATCTCGGGGCTGGGATTCGTGCTGACGTTCGTCGTCGGCGCCTTCTGGGTGATCGGCGAGCCGCTCGGACCGCTGTCGGGTGAACTGAGTTCGGGGGCGTTCGTCGCCTTCATCCTCTACACCCAGCGGTTCATCTGGCCGATGGCGCAGTTCGGGCAGATCATCAACATGTACCAGCGCGCCCACGCCTCCAGCGAGCGCATCTTCGGGCTGATGGACACGCCGAGCCGGATCGTCGAGGATCCCGACGCCGAGCCGCTCGCCGTCGAGGACGGGCGCGTCGCGTTCGAGGACGTGAGCTTCGGCTACGGCGACGACGCCGACGCCGAGACGATCGTCGAGGACATCAGTTTCGACGTCGAGGGCGGCGAGACGGTCGCGCTGGTCGGTCCCACGGGCGCGGGGAAGTCGACCGTGATGAAGCTCCTGCTCCGGATGTACGACGTGGACGAGGGGGCCATCACCATCGACGGGTCGGACCTGCGCGAGGTGACGATCCCGAGTCTGCGCCGGGCGCTGGGCTACGTCAGCCAGGAGACGTTCCTGTTCTACGGGACCGTCGAGGAGAACATCGAGTACGGCACCTTCGACGCCGACCGCGCGGACATCGTCGAGGCGGCGGAGATGGCCGAGGCCCACCAGTTCATCCAGAACCTCCCCGAGGGCTACGACACGAAGGTCGGCGAGCGCGGCGTGAAACTCTCGGGCGGGCAGCGCCAGCGCATCGCCCTGGCGCGGGCGATCCTCAAGGACCCGGACATCCTCGTGCTGGACGAAGCGACCAGCGACGTCGACACGGAGACGGAGATGCTCATCCAGCGGTCGCTGGACAAGCTGACCGCCGACCGGACGACGTTCGCCATCGCCCACCGCCTCTCGACGATCAAGGACGCGGACAAGATCGTCGTCCTGGAGGACGGGGCGATCGTCGAGCGGGGCAGTCACGAGGAGCTGCTGGCGGAGGACGGCCTCTACGCGAAGCTGTGGGCGGTTCAGGCCGGCGAGATCGACGAACTCCCCGAGGAGTTCGTCGAGCGGGCCGCGCGACGGCGGTCGCAGGTCGACGCAGACGCGGAAGTCGAAGCCAGCGACGACGACTGA
- a CDS encoding isocitrate/isopropylmalate dehydrogenase family protein, which yields MTHEIAVIPGDGIGQEVTPAAVDVLEAVDVDFDFVEGDAGDAVKEATGEALPAETRELAADADATLFGAAGETAADVILPLRDVVGSFANVRPARSYPGLDAVQPDTDIVFIRENTEGVYSGIEAEIDDGVRTLTRVITEDASREIAEFGFSYANRNGFENVTIAHKANVMRETDGLFLETAQAVGDSFDVDYDTALMDALAMHLVMHPEEYGVVICPNLAGDMLSDLAAGLVGGLGLLPSANVGEDNALFEPVHGSAPDIAGEGVANPSAMILSAAMLLDHLDYGGEAAAVREAVEDVLANGPRTPDLGGDAGTDDVTAAVVDRL from the coding sequence ATGACTCACGAGATCGCCGTGATCCCCGGCGACGGGATCGGACAGGAAGTCACGCCGGCGGCCGTCGACGTGCTCGAAGCGGTCGACGTCGACTTCGACTTCGTCGAGGGCGACGCGGGCGACGCCGTGAAGGAAGCGACCGGTGAAGCGCTGCCCGCCGAGACGCGCGAGCTAGCCGCCGACGCCGACGCGACGCTGTTCGGTGCCGCCGGCGAGACCGCCGCCGACGTGATCCTCCCGCTGCGCGACGTGGTGGGCTCGTTCGCCAACGTCCGCCCCGCGCGGTCGTACCCCGGCCTCGACGCCGTCCAGCCCGACACCGACATCGTGTTTATCCGCGAGAACACCGAGGGCGTCTACTCGGGCATCGAAGCCGAGATCGACGACGGCGTCCGCACGCTGACGCGCGTGATCACCGAGGACGCCTCCCGCGAGATCGCCGAGTTCGGGTTCAGCTACGCCAACCGGAACGGCTTCGAGAACGTCACTATCGCCCACAAGGCCAACGTCATGCGCGAGACCGACGGGCTGTTCCTGGAGACCGCTCAGGCAGTCGGAGACTCCTTCGACGTCGACTACGACACGGCGCTGATGGACGCGCTGGCGATGCACCTAGTCATGCACCCCGAAGAGTACGGCGTCGTCATCTGCCCGAACCTCGCGGGCGACATGCTCTCGGATCTGGCGGCCGGCCTGGTCGGCGGGCTCGGTCTCCTGCCGAGCGCCAACGTCGGCGAGGACAACGCGCTGTTCGAGCCCGTCCACGGCTCGGCGCCCGACATCGCCGGCGAGGGCGTCGCCAACCCCTCCGCGATGATCCTCTCCGCGGCGATGTTGCTCGACCACCTCGACTACGGCGGCGAGGCCGCTGCCGTCCGCGAGGCCGTCGAGGACGTCCTCGCGAACGGGCCGCGGACGCCCGATCTGGGCGGCGACGCGGGCACCGACGACGTGACTGCGGCCGTCGTCGACCGCCTCTGA
- a CDS encoding type II toxin-antitoxin system VapC family toxin, which translates to MIVLDRDVLVKLTESEAEVVQHLQQYNTEEWTIPSLVAWESYKAQSSRSEMLRIQSTLRENFDRVLQFTDETALEAAYLDEKLQSQGVSLDSVDLLNVATAHARGGTFITHNKRYFDTPALHDLVDVDVVRTE; encoded by the coding sequence ATGATCGTCCTCGACAGAGATGTTCTAGTCAAACTCACCGAATCGGAGGCTGAGGTAGTCCAGCACCTACAGCAGTACAACACTGAGGAGTGGACGATCCCCTCGCTCGTCGCGTGGGAGTCGTACAAGGCTCAGTCGTCGCGGTCGGAGATGCTCCGGATACAGAGCACGCTTCGAGAGAACTTCGATCGAGTCCTCCAGTTCACCGACGAGACGGCACTGGAGGCTGCATATCTGGACGAGAAGCTACAATCGCAGGGCGTGTCTCTCGACTCCGTCGACCTACTGAACGTGGCGACGGCTCACGCTCGAGGTGGCACGTTCATCACCCACAACAAGCGATATTTTGATACGCCAGCGTTGCACGACCTCGTCGACGTAGACGTAGTCCGTACCGAGTGA
- a CDS encoding DUF5799 family protein has protein sequence MSDSAWSDRIVGERMQTDQEFAEKVAASNFSRQQWGLVMTAVEFEIENPDDLDSARLVADTSKVESIVPELEKVDQARGMAAGGGRQSDDSGGLFDGVKDALGLGGGDDDIDREQLAAAEEMAQMYAGDLQEKLESKGKWEDVCVLARE, from the coding sequence ATGAGCGACTCAGCGTGGAGCGACCGGATCGTCGGCGAGCGGATGCAGACCGACCAGGAGTTCGCCGAGAAGGTCGCCGCCTCGAACTTCTCGCGCCAGCAGTGGGGCCTCGTCATGACCGCCGTCGAGTTCGAGATCGAGAACCCCGACGACCTCGACTCGGCTCGGCTGGTGGCGGACACGAGCAAGGTCGAGAGCATCGTCCCGGAACTGGAGAAGGTCGACCAGGCGAGGGGGATGGCCGCGGGTGGCGGCCGGCAATCCGACGACTCCGGCGGCCTCTTCGACGGCGTGAAGGACGCGCTCGGGCTCGGCGGCGGGGACGACGACATCGACCGCGAGCAACTCGCCGCGGCCGAGGAGATGGCACAGATGTACGCCGGCGACCTCCAGGAGAAGCTCGAATCGAAGGGCAAGTGGGAGGACGTCTGCGTGCTCGCCCGGGAGTGA
- a CDS encoding DHH family phosphoesterase has product MSAGITMASMSRYAILGCGSVGHAVAEELVGEGKSVEIIDRDEGRVEALRDQDLDANVADIRDESVVDAVADCDVVLIMSSDVEANSAAVENLRTRGDDHFIVARASDPVSADELTELGADVVINPSAVIADSALRALETGELEYKARNLAEVIDDTDGRMAILVHRSPDPDSIASAAALRDIAASRDVEADIVYEGEIGHQENRAFVNLLGIDLVSRDEVEMDDYGTVALVDYAKGGAPTAAEAIDILVDHYEKENDEVDASFEDVRSNVSATSTILTKYIQELDLNLSQEVATALLYGIRAETLDFKRDTTPADLTAAAYLYPFADHDTLEQVESPSMSPETLDVLAEAIRNREVSGSHLVSNAGFIRDRDALAQAAQHLLNLEGITTTAVFAIADDTIYLAARSKDIRMNIGKVLDDAFGQMGEAKGHSTDAAVEIPLGIFTGIETSEDNRETLLQLTEEAVRKKLFDAMGVESSGEGNGS; this is encoded by the coding sequence ATGAGTGCCGGCATCACGATGGCGTCGATGTCCCGCTACGCCATCCTCGGGTGTGGCAGCGTGGGCCACGCCGTCGCCGAGGAACTCGTGGGCGAGGGCAAGAGCGTCGAGATCATCGACCGCGACGAGGGACGGGTCGAAGCGCTGCGCGACCAGGACCTCGACGCCAACGTCGCCGACATCCGCGACGAGTCGGTCGTCGACGCGGTCGCCGACTGCGACGTCGTCCTCATCATGTCCTCCGACGTCGAGGCCAACTCCGCCGCTGTCGAGAACCTCCGCACCCGCGGTGACGACCACTTCATCGTCGCCCGCGCCTCCGACCCCGTCTCCGCCGACGAGCTCACCGAACTCGGTGCCGACGTGGTCATCAATCCCTCCGCCGTCATCGCCGACTCCGCACTGCGCGCCCTGGAGACCGGCGAACTGGAGTACAAGGCCCGCAACCTCGCCGAAGTCATCGACGACACGGATGGCCGGATGGCGATCCTCGTCCACCGCAGCCCCGACCCCGACTCCATCGCCAGCGCCGCGGCCCTGCGCGACATCGCGGCCAGTCGCGACGTCGAGGCCGACATCGTCTACGAGGGCGAGATCGGTCACCAGGAAAATCGCGCGTTCGTCAACCTGCTCGGGATCGACCTGGTCTCCCGGGACGAGGTCGAGATGGACGACTACGGAACCGTCGCGCTCGTCGACTACGCCAAAGGTGGCGCGCCGACGGCGGCCGAGGCGATCGACATCCTCGTCGACCACTACGAGAAGGAAAACGACGAGGTCGACGCCAGCTTCGAGGACGTCCGTTCGAACGTCTCGGCCACCTCCACGATCCTCACCAAGTACATCCAGGAACTCGACCTGAATCTCAGCCAGGAGGTCGCCACCGCTCTCCTGTACGGCATCCGCGCCGAGACGCTCGACTTCAAACGCGACACGACGCCCGCCGACCTGACCGCAGCGGCCTACCTCTACCCGTTCGCCGACCACGACACGCTCGAACAGGTCGAGTCGCCGTCGATGTCGCCGGAGACGCTGGACGTGCTCGCCGAGGCCATCCGCAACCGCGAGGTCAGCGGCTCCCATCTGGTCTCCAACGCCGGGTTCATCCGCGACCGCGACGCGCTCGCCCAGGCCGCCCAGCACCTCCTCAACTTGGAGGGGATCACCACGACCGCCGTCTTCGCCATCGCCGACGACACCATCTACCTGGCCGCCCGCTCGAAGGACATCCGGATGAACATCGGGAAGGTGTTGGACGACGCCTTCGGACAGATGGGCGAGGCGAAGGGCCACTCCACCGACGCCGCCGTCGAGATCCCGCTGGGCATCTTCACCGGTATCGAGACCAGCGAGGACAACCGCGAGACGTTGCTGCAACTCACCGAAGAGGCCGTCCGGAAGAAGCTCTTCGACGCGATGGGCGTCGAGTCGAGCGGCGAGGGCAACGGGAGCTGA
- a CDS encoding DUF7556 family protein has protein sequence MSTDVRSFEERSVDEREIVAAVDEADGTARFVVADIAREEAWLSAPESDACSLDEWR, from the coding sequence ATGAGCACCGATGTGCGGTCGTTCGAGGAACGATCGGTGGACGAGCGGGAGATCGTCGCGGCGGTCGACGAGGCCGACGGGACGGCCCGGTTCGTCGTCGCCGATATCGCCCGCGAGGAGGCGTGGCTTTCGGCCCCGGAGAGCGACGCCTGTTCGCTCGACGAGTGGCGGTAA
- a CDS encoding DUF192 domain-containing protein translates to MVDSRIVWGFGVCLLVLLGGVYAVQSGLVYQINPPDPEGYDRVTVTAYDDDGTELATVEARVADTQAKRYLGLSNTSDLAMGEGMLFVHGEEDSYGYVMREMAFPLDIVFVGADERVTTIRHAGVPDGSPEQTYRGRGKWVLEVPRGWANRTGVEVGDRIAIPESAHDAGG, encoded by the coding sequence ATGGTCGACAGCCGGATCGTCTGGGGGTTCGGGGTCTGTCTCCTGGTACTTCTCGGGGGCGTCTACGCGGTCCAATCCGGATTGGTCTACCAGATAAATCCGCCCGACCCCGAGGGATACGACCGGGTGACGGTCACGGCCTACGACGACGACGGGACGGAACTCGCGACCGTCGAGGCGCGTGTCGCCGACACGCAGGCAAAGCGCTATCTCGGGCTGAGCAACACCTCAGATCTCGCGATGGGCGAGGGAATGCTGTTCGTCCACGGCGAGGAGGACAGCTACGGCTACGTGATGCGCGAGATGGCGTTCCCGCTGGATATCGTCTTCGTCGGGGCCGACGAGCGCGTCACGACGATCCGCCACGCGGGCGTCCCGGATGGGAGTCCGGAGCAGACCTATCGCGGTCGCGGGAAGTGGGTCTTGGAGGTCCCTCGCGGGTGGGCGAACCGCACGGGCGTCGAGGTTGGCGACCGGATCGCGATCCCCGAGAGCGCCCACGACGCGGGCGGGTGA
- a CDS encoding DUF7557 family protein codes for MSTIRVSDDVKERLRDLKRDDESFNDLLDRLSRSEKDVEEIAQSLGAINDGTLGERMEEANDELNESLERRTEK; via the coding sequence ATGAGCACTATCAGAGTCAGCGACGACGTGAAAGAGCGTCTCCGAGACCTGAAACGGGACGACGAGAGTTTCAATGACCTGCTTGACCGACTCAGTCGGAGCGAGAAGGATGTCGAGGAGATCGCGCAATCGTTGGGTGCGATCAACGACGGTACTCTGGGAGAGCGGATGGAGGAAGCCAACGACGAACTGAACGAGTCACTCGAACGGCGCACCGAGAAATGA
- a CDS encoding cyclase family protein produces MTSFDLSHSLATDMPVYPGTEPVSVEPSATRSSDGYRTTRLDLDSHAGTHVDAPAHLTDGPSLDEFPVERFTFDAAAADLRPLDDRERVGLDALRAALAADPESVDLVAVVTGWDRHWGDDRYLDHPYLAAEAAAWLADHDCDLGVDTGNPDPTPTERAGDDEPDGFPVHGRLFDADRLIVENLRGLDRLPERFDFQAYPLRFGDADASPVRAVARTVDSESR; encoded by the coding sequence GTGACATCGTTCGACCTCTCGCACTCGCTGGCGACCGACATGCCGGTGTACCCGGGAACAGAGCCCGTGTCCGTGGAGCCGAGCGCGACCCGGTCGTCGGACGGCTACCGGACGACGCGGCTGGATCTCGACTCCCACGCGGGGACCCACGTCGACGCGCCCGCGCACCTCACCGACGGCCCGTCGCTCGACGAGTTCCCCGTCGAGCGGTTCACCTTCGACGCCGCCGCGGCGGATCTCCGGCCGCTCGACGACCGCGAGCGGGTCGGCCTCGACGCGCTCCGGGCCGCGCTGGCCGCCGACCCCGAGTCGGTCGACCTCGTCGCGGTCGTCACGGGGTGGGACCGCCACTGGGGCGACGACAGGTACCTCGACCACCCGTATCTCGCCGCCGAGGCCGCCGCGTGGCTGGCCGACCACGACTGCGACCTGGGCGTCGACACGGGGAACCCGGACCCGACGCCGACCGAGCGGGCGGGCGACGACGAGCCCGACGGGTTCCCCGTCCACGGACGGCTGTTCGACGCCGACCGGTTGATCGTCGAGAACCTCCGTGGACTCGACCGGCTCCCAGAGCGGTTCGATTTCCAGGCCTATCCGCTCCGGTTCGGCGATGCCGACGCCTCGCCGGTCCGGGCGGTCGCGCGCACGGTCGACAGCGAGTCGCGCTGA
- a CDS encoding aldo/keto reductase has product MSDVPTQTLANGDELPQVGYGTWNIDGETVKEGVHAALEAGYAHVDTAEGYENEAEIGEALTDYDREDVFLTSKVLAKNLNYDSVIESCRDSLDRLGTDYLDLYLIHWPNPAISLRETLDAMATLHDEGLVRNVGVSNFSAYQLSCAHHISDVPIAVNQIEFHPWLQRPDLVEYCRETDTVIEAAAPLARTEVFEDEAVQTLADEYDRHPAQIVLKWATERDVVVLPKSSAPEHVASNVDLFGWSMADEDLETLDGRDRDEPVYDHPARDWSSDVYGIHQ; this is encoded by the coding sequence ATGAGCGACGTTCCGACGCAGACGCTGGCGAACGGCGACGAACTCCCGCAGGTCGGGTACGGCACGTGGAACATCGACGGCGAAACCGTGAAAGAGGGCGTCCACGCGGCCCTCGAGGCCGGTTACGCCCACGTCGACACGGCGGAGGGGTACGAGAACGAAGCCGAGATCGGCGAGGCGCTGACCGATTACGACCGCGAGGACGTGTTTCTCACGTCGAAGGTACTCGCGAAGAACCTCAACTACGACTCGGTGATCGAGTCCTGTCGGGACTCGCTCGACCGGCTGGGCACCGACTACCTCGACCTGTACCTGATCCACTGGCCCAATCCCGCGATCTCGCTGCGAGAGACGCTGGACGCGATGGCGACGCTGCACGACGAGGGGCTCGTCCGGAACGTCGGCGTGTCGAACTTCAGCGCCTACCAGCTCAGCTGTGCCCACCACATCTCGGACGTGCCGATCGCCGTCAACCAGATCGAGTTCCACCCGTGGCTCCAGCGGCCCGACCTCGTGGAGTACTGTCGCGAGACCGACACGGTGATCGAGGCCGCGGCGCCGCTGGCCCGCACCGAGGTCTTCGAGGACGAGGCCGTCCAGACGCTGGCCGACGAGTACGACCGCCACCCCGCCCAGATCGTGCTGAAGTGGGCGACCGAGCGCGACGTCGTCGTCCTGCCCAAGTCTTCCGCACCCGAACACGTCGCGTCGAACGTCGACCTGTTCGGTTGGTCGATGGCCGACGAGGACCTCGAGACGCTCGACGGGCGCGACCGCGACGAGCCGGTGTACGACCACCCGGCGCGCGATTGGTCGAGCGACGTCTACGGCATCCACCAGTAA